Proteins encoded within one genomic window of Canis lupus dingo isolate Sandy chromosome 28, ASM325472v2, whole genome shotgun sequence:
- the HNRNPF gene encoding heterogeneous nuclear ribonucleoprotein F — MMLGPEGGEGFVVKLRGLPWSCSVEDVQNFLSDCTIHDGAAGVHFIYTREGRQSGEAFVELESEDDVKMALKKDRESMGHRYIEVFKSHRTEMDWVLKHSGPNSADTANDGFVRLRGLPFGCTKEEIVQFFSGLEIVPNGITLPVDPEGKITGEAFVQFASQELAEKALGKHKERIGHRYIEVFKSSQEEVRSYSDPPLKFMSVQRPGPYDRPGTARRYIGIVKQAGLERMRSGAYSAGYGGYEEYSGLSDGYGFTTDLFGRDLSYCLSGMYDHRYGDGEFTVQSTTGHCVHMRGLPYKATENDIYNFFSPLNPVRVHIEIGPDGRVTGEADVEFATHEEAVAAMSKDRANMQHRYIELFLNSTTGASNGAYSSQMMQGMGVSAQSTYSGLESQSVSGCYGAGYGGQNSMGGYD; from the coding sequence ATGATGCTGGGCCCCGAGGGAGGTGAAGGCTTTGTGGTCAAGCTCCGTGGCCTGCCCTGGTCCTGCTCTGTTGAGGATGTGCAGAATTTCCTTTCTGACTGCACAATTCATGATGGGGCTGCAGGCGTTCATTTCATCTACACTAGAGAAGGCAGGCAGAGTGGTGAGGCTTTTGTTGAACTTGAATCAGAAGATGATGTAAAAATGGCCCTTAAAAAAGACAGGGAAAGCATGGGACACCGGTACATTGAGGTGTTCAAGTCCCACAGAACCGAGATGGATTGGGTGTTGAAGCACAGTGGTCCAAACAGTGCCGACACCGCCAATGATGGCTTCGTGCGGCTTCGAGGACTCCCATTTGGATGCACCAAGGAAGAAATCGTTCAGTTCTTCTCAGGGTTGGAAATTGTGCCAAACGGGATCACACTGCCTGTGGACCCCGAGGGCAAGATTACAGGGGAAGCCTTTGTGCAGTTTGCCTCCCAGGAGTTAGCTGAGAAGGCCCTCGGGAAGCACAAGGAGAGAATAGGGCACAGATATATTGAAGTGTTTAAGAGCAGTCAGGAAGAAGTTAGGTCATACTCAGATCCTCCTCTGAAGTTCATGTCTGTACAGCGGCCGGGGCCCTATGACCGCCCTGGCACAGCCAGGAGGTATATTGGCATTGTCAAGCAAGCAGGCCTGGAGAGGATGAGGTCTGGTGCTTATAGTGCAGGCTATGGGGGCTATGAGGAGTACAGTGGCCTCAGCGATGGCTACGGCTTCACCACTGATCTGTTCGGGAGAGACCTCAGCTACTGTCTCTCGGGCATGTATGACCACAGATATGGAGATGGCGAGTTCACCGTCCAGAGCACCACTGGACACTGTGTCCACATGAGAGGGCTGCCGTACAAAGCTACCGAGAACGACATTTACAACTTCTTCTCTCCACTCAACCCTGTGAGAGTCCATATTGAGATTGGCCCTGATGGAAGAGTGACGGGTGAAGCTGATGTTGAGTTTGCCACTCACGAAGAAGCTGTGGCAGCTATGTCCAAAGACCGGGCCAACATGCAACACAGATACATAGAACTTTTCCTGAATTCCACAACTGGGGCCAGCAATGGGGCATATAGCAGCCAGATGATGCAAGGCATGGGAGTGTCAGCCCAGTCGACTTACAGTGGCCTCGAGAGCCAGTCTGTGAGTGGCTGTTACGGGGCTGGCTATGGAGGCCAGAACAGCATGGGTGGATATGACTAG